AATTGATCTACTAAAACGGGGAAAGGGAACATACCAGACAAGATCATTGGGTTTAGGCTCCACTTGTGTCGACAAGTGCCTAAGCAACCCAGCATCATCTTTGCTCAGTTCACCATCCTTTCCAGCAAGGAGACGGAacatctcctccttcttctcttggAAGAGCTTGTTCTCACGGGCCTGCAAGTGGCAAAAATTTAGGACCGGAGGGGGAATTGTGTTGACAGTTGCCTACAATATATGTGGATTACACATGGCCTTTTATGATGCATCAAGTAAACCACACTACCCCTACTGTTCCAGGCACAGTAAAAAGTCAAAAATGCAAATTTGTTTTTATGGGCAAATTTGCTAAGAGCAagaataatactccctctgattctaaattgttgactcaaatttgcccaaatatgatctagatacatgtaatatttcgacaacaatttaggatcggagagagtaggtCCTACTCAACCGGCTGTAAGCTATTCCACGTCAACAAAATCCTAGCTGGAGGGGTGAGAAAAGAGGAGAACGAAGAACAGCCGCCCGCTTGCAGTCGGACGCGAGCGCTATAGCCGGCGCTCTCGATCCAGTGCGTTTTACTCACCTCtagagctgcaaatttttgacccTCAGTATACCCTCTGACTCTTCttaattcaaacaaatgaagtagttttccaaaaagttgtgtcattttaaatttttagttcatttggttgaactaaggaggatCAAATGGTACCGTGAgggtcaaaaatttgcagctctacTCACCTCCTGCGCTTCTCCTTCCACCATCGCGCGATAATCTTCCATCCCCTCGCCCAAATCTTCTCTTATGCGCGAAATCGAAGAGAGCCTCCAAATCGCCGCCCTCCCGAACCCTAGaacagccggcggcggcccgtcGAGGAGATGGGTCAGCAAAAAGAACACGTGCGCCGGCGACTCTGGAGGTCCCTCCGTCAGCTCCTAGTCTAGCTCGTTCGGCCCGCGTCGCCTCAGCCCGTCCCACGGCCGCCTCATCCTGTTCCTCCGCGGCTCCGCCGGCCTTCACTTCCACACACGGACATGCTCGCTGGCCgggctgctgcctgctgcaaTCGAGATGTATGAAGTACTTTGAGCGCATCTTAATTTATTTCAATGGTGTGAACTGAGCCTAACTCAGGTGGTGTgattccttgtggtggaaccaatCGACCCAGGTTTAAGACTTGACATGAGTGCTCACATTTCCTGGATTTAATCCATGATTTAACCGGCGCTTTGCTTTCAGTGGTATGTGACGTAGCCGACCCGACTcagtctctcggaggtgctcatagggttagggtgcgtgtgtgcgttcatagggggTGATTGTTCACGTGTGTTTGTGAGCGTTTGCGTTtgtattttctaaaaaaaacttatttcAATGGTGAAAATCAGCCGCCTCGCAGGTGTTCACATGATTCCCTCCAATGATTTCGGTATGATCTGCACGCATCTTGTACTTGAATTACTAAGCATGTGATTAAATTCTCCGGGTGCATGCTTAGGGGATTCCGCCTTCATAGGTGCCCCTATTGGTATTTACATCATGATtgaactggaaaaaaaattcatctcATGTATCATAATTAAGAAAGTAATAACTTCTGAATCCGTGAATGTGAGGCTGAATTGATCCCCAAGTAATTTCAAAGGATACAATTAATCTTATGTAATTCTGCTTGCCTAGCTTCTGAATCTGTGATTGTGAGCGTATGCATAGCTGACAGCCTGACACCATCATCAAATGTGCAAAGAATAAAATTCAGATGTTTTTGTCTCCATAATTTCTCATGAGACAGCCATAATTTCCTGTTCTAGTTGCTGTACTTTTCTTTGAGGCCTGGTTATGCTCAGTTGATTGGTGCATCCGGCCATGCTCAGCCTGGTTATAATTAGTTGATTGCTGTACCTTTCCTGTTCTAAATGTCATATTCGGATTGGAAGTCATGCCACAAGATTATAGCCAACAACAGCCTGACGTGAGTGCGGTGGAACTCGTCGATCGGTAACAAACACGAGCAAATTGGAGAATCTGCTTTACCTCGGAGTGGACGAGCCGGTGGGGCTGCTTCGACAGAAGAAGGGCACCGAATTTCCTCGCCATGGCCATCGGGATTTTGGATCTTCCCTGCAAGCAAATGGAATGAATTAGGTTTCCACGGGGGAGCAGAGCTAGAAAGGGAAGATCGCGCCGTGTGGGAgagaaaaagggaagaaatCGCGCCCATACGGGATCTGACTCGCTGGCTCTAGGgttcttccgccgccgccaaacACAACGAGGAAAGCCGAGAGAGCGGAGagggcatatatatatatgtatctgTACCTATCTAAATCATACAGACATTTCCTTCGCggtcgtctgtcaaactttccaaaaaaattgtgggCTCCCTAAAATTAATACGGATAGGTTCTTTTACCGTCGACTGTCAAACTTCTAAAAAAATCCTCGGCTCGTTACCTGCACCGAATTGGACTGGAACTCCGCGAGAGAATCCATCGCCAGCGGGATCGCTGCCAGAGTCGGGCAACAACTCCGAATATGACGAGATCTAGTAAAAAATATGGACCGTTcccttcaccgtcgtctgtcaaacttcccAAAAAATTTGTGAGACTCCCAAAATTGCATAtatattaggcctactaaAACGACTGGCCCGTTACCTGCACCGAATTGGACTGGAACTCCGCGAGAGAATCCATCGCCAACGGGATCGCTACCAGAGTCGGGCAACAACTCCGATTCTGACGAGAAAAAAATCGCTCCGCCAAAACACTACGGGAGTCGGAAAATGAGACCCGATAGGGCACCCATCGGGAAGGAATCGAAGCCACGGCCGTTCCCTCTGTCTCCCAGGCGAGGCCATGGCTCTCCTAGGGCTAAATTACACGAGGAGACGGTGAATTGTTAGAAGAAACTGATTGAACGAGAGAGATGGCCAAACATGCCATGTTGATAGGTCATCGAGTCATGGACTGCCTGGCCAATTTTGCATttggtttttatttatttttttacagcagGGTTCATCCATTAATCCTTATTGCATCAAAGAGTCCACattatgctaaaaaaaatcaaagagtccacatattatataataaaaataatatttatttaattaaaatagGCGACCCATTAGGCATCCATGGGTATAAACCTAGACACATACCCTACCCATGACTAGTCAGGTGAGCCATCGGGTATAACCATGGGCGTAAACGTCGACCCATATTCGACCCATCCGCGGGTGAGTTGCCACATTTAATACTTGCCGGCCATATAAGACGGATTCCAGCCGCCACGCAGAGACATGACTACAAGCAGACAGATAGCCGAGAGGCCAACAACGTCAAGTCGTCTAAACTGCCCACAAGTCAGATCCGCCGAACAACTCGAGCaaataattggaaaaaaattacacgTGCACTGCCGGTTCATTAATTAGACTTGATTTAATCTAATATTGATAAGCTCATTAAGAAAACTAGCAAAATCAGCTTAGGCatactcaacaaaataatcaaatgtcTATACTCATAAACAAACTAACACTTTGTTTTAACGGGTGAAGTGAGACAGTggagagaaataaaaaaaattaagtgattCCGTCTCAAAACTTCTTTGACCGGATGATGTTCTATTTTAAGAGACTGTagtatagagacacaatcTTCGGAAGAAACCTTTTCTAAAAGAATATTTGGTGATCgttaaagaagagcaaagagagGTTTTGATGCATATTTTTaaatgtatcattttattttattattatgTTGCAAGGCCCGATCATTTCAGTTAGGACGTGTACGTGCCACCGCGGAGCCGCACCGGTCCAGTCACAGGATGCGTCTGCGGCCCGTCCCGGGTGCTACTTTTCCGTCTGTTTTCTAGCCTGACCTGACATACGGGCCAATGTGCCTGCTTCAGCCACCCAAACTATCCTTCTACGATGTCCTGGAACCTGCTGTGGCAGATCTGCCGGAGCAGCAACATCGCCTGCGAGCTCAGCCGTTCATCGAGTACCCAATGATCAGCCCATTCCAGGTGGTCACGTTCGGATCAAAGCATGTTCCTCTTCATCCTCTCCACAAGCTTCAGCGCCGCCTCAAACTGCCCGGTGTTGGCATGCCCCGCGACGAGCGAGTTCCAGGTGGCCAGGTTCATGCGCTCCAAAGCGTCGAACACCCTCCATGTGCAGTCGAGGCGGACGCACTTGGCGTACATGTCCACGAGCGCCGTCCCCGTGTACGCGTCCGGCTCGAGGCAGTGACTGAGAAAGAAGCAGTGGACCTCCATGCCatggcggacagcccccgcgTTGGCCCCTCAAATGGCTTGCCGAGTCATCTTCTTTGTCGTTCTCATCATCAGCGCAGCTTGGCGGCCGGATACGGCGGCGACCTCCATCCGAGCAGCGGCGGTCCGCCGTCGCGTTTACACGCGAGCCGCTCGTGCGCACCGCTATGGAGCCTCTCGAGCCGCGGTGCATCGCTCTGGTGCGCCGGCATCACCTTTAAGCCGTTGAACACCCCGCCCCCGCGACACACTTGGGGAACAAACTCCTCCGTGACACAAAGAAGAAATGTCCCGTCTGCTTGCTGGAAAGTATAGACAACCATCAATACAAGTCGAGCCTAAACCACATGATCCCGTCTGATATGATCTTTAATTCACTTTATCCGTTTGGACCCCTTCGCACAAGTCGAGCTGCTACACCCCCTTCCCCCGGCCAAACATTACAAATCCGGTAAAAGGATTTCTATATATGAACGATTGGACGCCAGACAAATCAGAAAGAGAGTTTGATCATTATGTTGCTGAATATTTGAGTTTTTGTCGTAAATTTGTTTACTTATATTAAATGTAATATCAACTAATAATACATTTTGTGTGTTGCTTAGTTATCAAAAGTAAACACATCCAAAAATTGCTGAAATTTTGAAGGTTTATTTTTGTTATATTTGTCACATTAATTTGCAATTAAAGAATAAAATTGCAAACAcatattttaattatttttttagggaaaaactattttaattatttttgtgTCACGTGTTCagatatttttcatttttcaagaCATGATCGGTATATATATGCTTGTATTTACAGCATAAATATCCTGTATTCTAGAGAGATGTGCACAACATAAATCTCCTGCCAGCAGGGTAACATTACTGCAAACGGGCATGCTCGGTGCCCAATATAAGCCATTAGGTTGAGCGTACTAACAAACATACCTAACGAAAATACACATCGGTTGAGCCTGATGATTTCTTTGCACAGGTATCACAACCGTTGGCAATTTGAATATGTAGAGTACCCATGTTTTGCAACTCAAATGCGTGCACGTTGAAATTATCCTAATTGAACAATATGTAGACCAACGACTGCAAAATGCAAATGCCGCATAACTGGAGTACTACACGGGGAATCAGCTAATGGGAATTTACAACATTGTGCATAGGTTAATAGCTGCGTGTATATTTGGGTAATGGTTTTAAACCGTTCTGGTTTGCTTCCTTTTGAGTTGGCAAGTGACTTAGGGTTTAGAGTTAAAACGTATGAGGGTTTAGGGTTAAACGAACGTGATGATGCTAAATCTGAAACAGTTTAGACACCATTCGTATCGATCGGaccaaatttatttttattagtaCTCCTAGTACTGTAGCATTTTCCCGGATCCATCATTGTAACCTGTAAACAGTTTACCATACAGCCGGTCTATTAAAGAAGGTTAATTTGATTTAACTTGGGCTCAAATTAAGCCTCTGATGGCAGCAGGTGTGCCACGCCCTTGTCGTCATATTCTCATCAGCGCAgctcggcgggcggcggcgacctccaGCCGAGCAGAGGCGGCGGTCCGCCGTCGCGCTCCCAGGCGAGCcgctcctccgcgccgccgcggagccTCT
The Brachypodium distachyon strain Bd21 chromosome 2, Brachypodium_distachyon_v3.0, whole genome shotgun sequence genome window above contains:
- the LOC100846706 gene encoding uncharacterized protein LOC100846706, whose protein sequence is MAMARKFGALLLSKQPHRLVHSEARENKLFQEKKEEMFRLLAGKDGELSKDDAGLLRHLSTQVEPKPNDLVWCTARKAEKIRGAWSLFVHTFLLTTCVSKWMGNAAPGNKLEQ